CCAGGTGCCCTTCGAGGTGCTGCGCGCCAATCCGGTCACGACCGCGCTGGTCAGCGACGCGGAGATCATCAGCGCGCAGACCCTTCTTTGGGAGGAGTTCCGGATCGCCGCCGAACCCGCCGCCGCGGTGCCCTTCGCCGCATGGCTGGCCGGGCGCGTTCCCGGCGACCACCCCTGCCTGGTCGTGTGCGGGGCCAACGCCAGCTGGCGTTTGGCGGGCTGAGGGAAGCCGACCCCGCAGGCCTGGTGCGGGAGCTGTACAGCCGAGTGCGGGGCCGCCCCCCGTTGGGTGGCGCGGTCCCGCGTTGAACTCCCGTTTCTCCCGGTACGTGACGTAGCGCACTCTGTGTGCGCCAAGCCATTATTACCGGCCAGTCACCATTACATTGAGGTCGGCTCCGTCCGACAACACAAGGGAGAAGCACGTGCTCTACGGTGCGTTGCGGCAGACCGCGTCGGTCCTCGCCAGGACCCTGTGCCGCCCGACCATCGAGGGCCGTGAGAACGTCCCCGCCACCGGACCGGTCCTGCTCGCCAGCAACCACCTGTCCTTCGTGGACAGCGTCGTGATCCCCCTGTCGGTCACCCAGCGCCCGGTGCGTTTCCTCGCCAAGTCCGACTACTTCGAGGGCCCCGGCCTCAAGGGCAGGTTCACCAAGACCGTGTTCAGCTCCCTGGGCGCCATGCCGGTCCGGCGCGGCAACGCCCGCGACGCCATGGTGTCACTGGAGATGATGCTGGACCGGCTCAACGACGGCGAGGCCTGCGTGGTCTACCCCGAGGGCACCCGCTCACGCGACGGCCGCCTCTACCGTGGCCGCACCGGCGTGGCACATCTGGCCCTGGAGTCCAAGGCACCGATCGTGCCGGTCGCGGTCTCCGGCACCCAGCAGGTCCAGCCCATCGGCGCGAACCTGCCGCGCCCGCACCCCTTCACTGTGCGCTTCGGCGAGCCGATGGACTTCTCCATCGGCTTCGACAGCATGGCTCCGGGCAAGGCCCGTCGGGTGATCACCGACGAGGTCATGGACGCCATCCACGCGCTGTCCGGCCAGGAGCGCGCCAACGAGTACAACAGCTTCGGCGGCGACGAGTAGGAGGCGCGGTCGACGCGGTCGACCAGGAGGCGGTCCCCGTCGACAAGGCGGGGGCCGGGGTCGGTACCGGGGCTGCGGCGCGATCCGCCCGTTCCCCGCGCCCGGGGGCGGGGAACGGGCGGATCGCGCCGCTCAGGGACACGGCCGGCCAGGGGAGCTTCCCGGCGGGTGCGGCCCTTGCCGGGGCCGCGGTCCCGGCGGTGGTCAGAACCGGTCGGGGTGCAGGCCCTCGGCGATGCTCTCGACCGCGCTGATGTTGCCGAGGGTGCCGGGGAACAGGTTGGAGGCGGGTACCGCGACCAGGCGGTCCTCGGACACCGCGGCCACGTCGGGGAAGGTCTCGGCCAGGTAGGCGCGGGTGGCCTCCTCGTGGTCGTCGTCGTTGACCGAGAAGACGATGGCCTCGGGGTCGCGCGAGGTGACCTCCTCGGGGGTGATGGTGGCGGCGAAGAAGTCGCTGAACGCGGCCTCGTCCGGGTCGAAGACGTTGTCGCCTCCGGCGCGGGCGATGATGTCGTACTCGATCCCCCCGCCGATGGCCATCAGGGTCGTGCCCTCCACGTAGAGCTGCGCGACGCTGGGGGCATCGGCCCCGTCGATCGCCTCCTCCACGGCGGTGAGGCGGGACTGACCCTCCTCGGTCATCTCGCCCGCCCGCTCGGGGAGGGCGAAGATCGTGCCGAGGTTCTCGATGTCGGTGAACAGGTCGTCGACCGTGCCCTGGCTCCTGCGGTCCGGGCAGCCGCCGGTGGCCACGTAGGCGTCGGCGCCGACCTCGGCCAGCTGCTCGACGCTGGCGAAGCCCTGCTCGGTGGTGAACTCGTAGGTGGTGGGCGAGTAGACGAAGTCGGGTTCGGCCTCCAGGAGCACCTCGCGGGTGGGCGGCGCGCTGTCGCTGAGTTCGGGGACGTCGGCGACCTCGGCCTGGATCTGCTCGGGGAGCGGGTGGGTGTCGGTCTGCGCCTGGCCGACGAGGCTGTCGGTCAGTCCGAGTTCGACCAGGAGTTCGGTCTGTGAGGGGCTCAGGCCCACCAGGCGGGTGGGGGCGGCCTCCAGGACCAGGTCCTCACCGCAGTTCTCGACGGTGACCGGGTAGCCCTCGGCCGCGGCCGTGTCGGGCTCGTCGGGGGTCGACACGCCCGTCCCGCAGGCGCTCAGGCCGAACGCGGTGAGTCCGGCCAGGGAGATCGCGGCGGTGCGGAGCCGGTTCGGAGTGCGGGCGACGGTCATGAGTGGTGTCCCTTCAGGATGACGGCGGCGGTGGCGGGCTCGTCCCGGACCACGCCGTTGAGGAGGATGTGCGAGCGTTCCCGCTCGGGGTTGCGGATGATGGCGGCCTCCACGCGGAAACGCTCTCGCAGGACCTCGGTGGTGAGGACCTCGTCGGGGGTGCCGGTCCGGTCGATGCGGCCGTCGGCGACCAGGGCGACGCGGTCGCAGTGGCCCAGGGCCAGGTCGAGGTCGTGCAGGGCGATGAGGGTGGTCAGCCCCGTCTCACGGATGAGGTCCATGAGTTCGAGGCGGTGCGCGATGTCCAGGTGGTTGGTCGGCTCGTCCAGCACCAGGACCCGGGCCTGCTGGGTGATCGCGCGGGCCAGCAGGACGCGTTGTCGCTCCCCGCCGGACAGTTCGCCGACCTGCCGGTGCGCGAGGTCGCCCACACCGACGCGGTCCATGGCCCGGGCGGCGATACGACGGTCCTGCGCGGTGTCCAGTGAGAAGCCGCGGTGGTGCGGGGTGCGCCCCAGGAGCACGGCCTGGGAGACGGTCATGCCGAACTCGTCGTTGGTCTCCTGGGCGACGACGGCGACTCGGCGGGCGGTTTCCCGGGGGCTCAGCCGCCACACGTCGTCGCCGTCGAGCAGGATCCTGCCGGCGCTGGGGCGCAGGACGCGGTAGACGGCGCGCAGCAGGGTGGACTTGCCGCTGCCGTTGGTGCCCAGCAGTCCGAGCACGGTGCCCGAGGGCACCTCCAGGGACACCCCGGCCACGATGGTGCGCTGTCCCCGGGCCACGGAGACGTCGTCGAAGGAGACTCTCATCGGTCCATCCCGGCTTTGGAGGCGCCGTCGCGGCGCATGATCCACAGGAAGAAGGGGGCGCCGACCACGGCGGTGAGGATCCCGATGGGGATCTCGGTGGGCGCGGCGACCGTGCGGGCCAGCAGGTCGGCGCCGGCCAGGAAGAACGCCCCGCCGAGCACGCTCACCGGCAGCATGATCCGGTGGTCGCTGCCGACGGTGATCCGGGCGATGTGGGGGATGATCAGCCCGACGAAGCCGATGCTGCCGCTGACCGAGACGACCGCGCCGACCAGCAGGGCCGAGACCAGCAGCAGGACGGTGCGCAGCCGGTCGACCTGGATGCCCAGGGCCGTGGCGGCCTCGTCGCCGATCAGGACCGCGTTGATGCCGCGGATGTTGAAGGCCACGACCACCAGGGCGAACAGCAGCGCCAGCGCGGGCACCAGCAGTGATCCCATGGTGGCGGCGGAGACCGACCCCAGGAGGAAGAACATGACGCTGAAGACGTTCTGCGCCTCAGTGGTCAGGGTCAGGTAGCTGGTCACCGCGCTGAACAGGGAGCCGAGGGCGACCCCGGCCAGGATCAGCCGCTGGGGCGCGATGCGCCCGTTCTTGCGGGCCAGGAGGTAGACGGCCGCGGTCGCCACGGCGGCCCCGACGAAGGCCGCCGAGGACAGGGAGAGCCCGCCGACCGCTCCCCCGGCGCCGACGACGACCAGGACGGCGCCGACCCCGGCTCCGGAGGAGACGCCCAGGACGTAGGGCTCGGCGAGCGGGTTGTGTACCACGGCCTGCATGAGCCCGCCGGCCAGGGCGAGGCAGGCCCCGGTGATCGCGGCGAGCAGGACGCGCGGCAGCCGGAACCGCCAGACCGCCTGGTCCTGGAGGGCGGTGTAGGTGCCGTCGGTCATCCAGGGCATGCCCGGGACCAGGTGCCCGAGGACCAGTTTGGCGGCGTCCAGGGTTCCGACGTGGACCGATCCGGTGCCCACGGAGACCAAGATCACCAGGAGCAGGCCGAGGGTGAGGGCGATGACGACGAGGGTGTTGGAACGCGCTCTGCGCCGTCGTGGGGGTTCGGTCCGTTCGGCGGCGGGGGCGCGTTGAGCACTGACGCTCATGCTGTGGGTTCTTCCTGACCAGAGGGATGACAATGAAAATTATTATCATTTCTGGATCATGAGTGCGAACCGGGGCCCGCCGGACACGGCCCCGAGGACTCAACCCCGGTGCCGAATCGCCGACACCCCGGGGACGGCGCGCTCGCCGACCAGGGGCGAGCCCGCCAGTGCCCGGACCAGATCATCGTGGGTGAAGACCTTCCGGCCGCCCTCGTAGAGGACCTCGTGAACGACACGGCCCCCGGACAGCACCTGGCAACAGGTCGCATACCCGCCCTCCCGACTTCCGGGCAGGTGGACGGCACGGTATTGGCGGGAGCCCAGAGCGGTGAGGGGCGGCTCTCGCCTGTCCGGGGTCTCGGACGGGGCGCGCCCCAACCAGGCGAACAGCTTCCCTCTCTCCCGCTCCCCCAGGTGTCCGAGCACGTGTGCGCAGACGAATCCCTCCCTGGGACAACTCCTCTCCCTCCCTGGGACAACTCCTCGGGGACTCCCCCGGCAACAAGGACTGGCACCCGGGAGGCCGGGGCCGGGGAGTCGAAGACGCGTGTGGTCAGGATCGAGCGCATGACCAGGTCCGGTTCCATCGCCACGATGCGGGCGGAGGACTCCGAGGCGATCACCCGGGTCCCGATGCCGGCTCCCGCACCCACT
This DNA window, taken from Nocardiopsis exhalans, encodes the following:
- a CDS encoding lysophospholipid acyltransferase family protein, whose amino-acid sequence is MLYGALRQTASVLARTLCRPTIEGRENVPATGPVLLASNHLSFVDSVVIPLSVTQRPVRFLAKSDYFEGPGLKGRFTKTVFSSLGAMPVRRGNARDAMVSLEMMLDRLNDGEACVVYPEGTRSRDGRLYRGRTGVAHLALESKAPIVPVAVSGTQQVQPIGANLPRPHPFTVRFGEPMDFSIGFDSMAPGKARRVITDEVMDAIHALSGQERANEYNSFGGDE
- a CDS encoding FecCD family ABC transporter permease, which encodes MSVSAQRAPAAERTEPPRRRRARSNTLVVIALTLGLLLVILVSVGTGSVHVGTLDAAKLVLGHLVPGMPWMTDGTYTALQDQAVWRFRLPRVLLAAITGACLALAGGLMQAVVHNPLAEPYVLGVSSGAGVGAVLVVVGAGGAVGGLSLSSAAFVGAAVATAAVYLLARKNGRIAPQRLILAGVALGSLFSAVTSYLTLTTEAQNVFSVMFFLLGSVSAATMGSLLVPALALLFALVVVAFNIRGINAVLIGDEAATALGIQVDRLRTVLLLVSALLVGAVVSVSGSIGFVGLIIPHIARITVGSDHRIMLPVSVLGGAFFLAGADLLARTVAAPTEIPIGILTAVVGAPFFLWIMRRDGASKAGMDR
- a CDS encoding ABC transporter substrate-binding protein, producing the protein MTVARTPNRLRTAAISLAGLTAFGLSACGTGVSTPDEPDTAAAEGYPVTVENCGEDLVLEAAPTRLVGLSPSQTELLVELGLTDSLVGQAQTDTHPLPEQIQAEVADVPELSDSAPPTREVLLEAEPDFVYSPTTYEFTTEQGFASVEQLAEVGADAYVATGGCPDRRSQGTVDDLFTDIENLGTIFALPERAGEMTEEGQSRLTAVEEAIDGADAPSVAQLYVEGTTLMAIGGGIEYDIIARAGGDNVFDPDEAAFSDFFAATITPEEVTSRDPEAIVFSVNDDDHEEATRAYLAETFPDVAAVSEDRLVAVPASNLFPGTLGNISAVESIAEGLHPDRF
- a CDS encoding ABC transporter ATP-binding protein → MRVSFDDVSVARGQRTIVAGVSLEVPSGTVLGLLGTNGSGKSTLLRAVYRVLRPSAGRILLDGDDVWRLSPRETARRVAVVAQETNDEFGMTVSQAVLLGRTPHHRGFSLDTAQDRRIAARAMDRVGVGDLAHRQVGELSGGERQRVLLARAITQQARVLVLDEPTNHLDIAHRLELMDLIRETGLTTLIALHDLDLALGHCDRVALVADGRIDRTGTPDEVLTTEVLRERFRVEAAIIRNPERERSHILLNGVVRDEPATAAVILKGHHS